A window of the Desulforapulum autotrophicum HRM2 genome harbors these coding sequences:
- a CDS encoding FapA family protein has translation MPDNQRPGILVVDDEEIILNVLRRLLRRQGFQTVLTALNGSQALKFIQESDKPFFLVISDQNMPGMSGSELLEKVVVLTPDTRRILMTGYADLKAAVEAVNRGAIHRYIPKPWENDEIVSIVFDQLSQYLKVEEKRKLTDLIKKQNARLYKFAKARSTQNSEFQEAIRLKLKAKARLEREIEALNAKAETRNTSRGVEAFLTHTNVMGPETFGLAFRQIRGQLSQLIWDASTLSGVMIDPIFKTIGYGALKERHYDFEDGLYNAVDKVIEQACMLCEPALVDIGIAAVPDTGIDTYDQVPGIVELGFNDGFFSRPGFALASAAVDALNSDGSDTAIRSLLLDRGLISRIDLSKIMVKRSLIKTRLQDRALTPALMAGGVSQRDINQAFASQIKRFLDKGQIVSIREILVYSGHLTGEDSNGLETVQTMVPGEETRAIGRPDLFVPDTDSGFIVWVSEDRIRVYLRLTCLSGAATDIVMVKKQLQQMGVTFGVVDDLLLSGFLKHSSDTDNPFVVAMGLAPVPGTDARMDYFFNTDYQLPGIVAADGTIDFRDRGDIPFVREGDLLARKTPMKKGVLGRDVFGKAVPVGAVQDIRMRVGKGTFLSDNGLEVFAETEGKPCLDALGVVSVVQDLFIDGNVDFQTGHVNFHGNVFVAGRVNEGFKVCCMDLTVNEISGGDIDISGDLNVSNGILNARVKTLGKVRAKFINHSTIESFGDVQVMREIMGSEVITRGKCINTGGRVLDSTICAKKGMTLGQVGSNLAQRSTLKVGVDDYMDRMNSDCDQRVNGLKQVMAELDQQKQAFEEKNSILHRQVADLAFTQDKLYQKLDLLKKQCRELPEKHSEGIALQKEKKELEQEIADMDNKLKDIFDEQDKFMAAIEQLEETENKHGEACREILVKRDAMKKIVESEKAVSLVKISKKAMAMTQVVGPNASMIVKESLGPCRIIEVRIHESDDRKMVVQPY, from the coding sequence ATGCCTGACAATCAAAGGCCTGGAATTCTTGTGGTGGATGATGAAGAGATTATCCTGAATGTGCTCAGGCGCCTTCTTCGCAGGCAGGGCTTTCAAACCGTGTTAACGGCACTCAACGGATCCCAGGCCCTGAAATTCATCCAGGAGTCTGACAAGCCTTTTTTTCTAGTTATTTCCGACCAGAACATGCCGGGTATGAGCGGCAGTGAACTGCTGGAAAAAGTGGTGGTACTGACCCCGGATACCCGCCGGATACTCATGACTGGGTATGCTGATTTAAAGGCGGCTGTTGAAGCTGTCAACCGGGGTGCCATCCATCGTTATATCCCCAAGCCGTGGGAAAACGATGAGATCGTTTCAATTGTTTTTGACCAGCTGTCCCAGTATCTGAAGGTAGAGGAAAAGCGAAAGCTGACGGACCTGATAAAAAAACAGAACGCCCGGTTGTATAAATTTGCCAAGGCAAGGTCCACCCAGAACAGTGAGTTTCAGGAGGCGATTCGTTTAAAACTTAAAGCAAAGGCCCGGCTTGAAAGGGAGATAGAAGCCCTGAATGCAAAGGCTGAGACCCGGAATACCAGCCGGGGCGTTGAGGCCTTTCTTACCCATACAAATGTTATGGGGCCGGAAACCTTTGGCCTGGCCTTCAGGCAGATACGTGGGCAGCTTTCCCAGTTGATCTGGGATGCTTCGACCCTGTCCGGCGTGATGATTGACCCCATTTTTAAAACCATTGGGTATGGAGCGCTTAAAGAGCGGCATTATGATTTTGAAGACGGCCTGTACAATGCCGTTGACAAGGTGATCGAGCAGGCCTGTATGCTGTGTGAACCGGCCCTGGTAGACATTGGTATTGCCGCGGTTCCAGATACGGGTATTGACACCTATGACCAGGTCCCGGGCATTGTTGAACTGGGTTTTAACGACGGTTTTTTTTCCCGGCCTGGGTTTGCACTGGCCTCGGCGGCCGTTGACGCCCTGAACAGTGATGGCTCAGACACCGCCATCCGCTCTTTGCTGCTTGATCGCGGGTTGATCTCAAGAATTGATTTGAGCAAAATCATGGTTAAACGATCCCTGATTAAAACACGGTTGCAGGACCGTGCTTTAACACCGGCCCTCATGGCAGGTGGCGTGTCGCAAAGGGATATCAATCAGGCATTTGCCTCCCAGATAAAGCGCTTCCTGGACAAAGGACAGATCGTTTCCATCAGAGAGATCCTGGTTTATTCCGGCCATTTGACCGGGGAGGATAGCAACGGGCTGGAGACTGTTCAAACAATGGTGCCGGGTGAAGAAACCCGAGCAATCGGTCGGCCGGATCTTTTTGTGCCAGACACGGATTCAGGTTTTATTGTTTGGGTCTCAGAAGACAGAATTCGTGTTTATCTGCGTTTGACCTGTCTTTCAGGGGCTGCAACAGATATTGTTATGGTTAAAAAACAGCTTCAGCAGATGGGCGTTACCTTTGGCGTTGTTGATGATCTCCTGCTGTCAGGATTTTTAAAACATTCATCAGATACAGACAATCCGTTTGTGGTTGCCATGGGGCTTGCGCCTGTTCCAGGGACAGATGCAAGGATGGACTATTTTTTCAACACAGATTACCAGCTGCCCGGTATTGTTGCAGCGGATGGAACCATAGATTTTCGGGATCGAGGCGATATTCCCTTTGTTCGGGAAGGGGATCTGCTGGCCAGGAAAACGCCCATGAAAAAGGGTGTTCTGGGGCGGGATGTATTTGGTAAAGCAGTTCCTGTAGGTGCAGTTCAGGACATTCGCATGAGGGTGGGCAAGGGGACTTTTCTCTCCGATAACGGGCTGGAAGTGTTTGCAGAGACCGAGGGAAAGCCCTGCCTTGATGCCCTGGGAGTTGTTTCCGTGGTCCAGGATCTTTTTATCGATGGCAATGTTGATTTTCAGACAGGGCATGTCAATTTCCACGGGAATGTATTTGTTGCGGGCCGTGTGAACGAGGGATTCAAGGTCTGCTGTATGGATTTGACCGTGAACGAGATAAGCGGGGGAGATATTGATATCTCGGGAGATCTCAACGTTTCCAATGGGATTCTCAACGCAAGGGTCAAAACCCTGGGGAAGGTTCGGGCGAAATTCATCAACCATTCCACCATTGAGTCCTTTGGTGATGTCCAGGTGATGCGTGAAATCATGGGGTCTGAAGTGATTACCCGCGGTAAATGCATCAACACGGGCGGACGGGTCCTCGACTCCACTATCTGTGCAAAAAAGGGGATGACCCTTGGACAGGTCGGCTCAAATCTTGCCCAGCGATCCACGCTCAAGGTCGGGGTTGATGATTACATGGACCGCATGAACTCTGATTGTGATCAGCGGGTGAACGGTTTGAAACAGGTCATGGCTGAGCTGGATCAACAAAAGCAAGCCTTTGAAGAAAAAAATTCTATCCTTCACAGGCAGGTGGCTGATCTGGCGTTTACCCAGGATAAGCTCTACCAGAAGCTGGATCTGTTGAAAAAACAATGTCGTGAACTGCCAGAAAAACATTCTGAAGGTATTGCCCTCCAGAAGGAGAAAAAAGAACTTGAACAGGAGATAGCCGACATGGACAACAAGCTCAAGGATATCTTTGATGAGCAGGACAAGTTCATGGCAGCCATTGAACAGCTGGAGGAGACTGAGAATAAGCATGGTGAAGCCTGCCGGGAGATTCTCGTTAAAAGGGATGCCATGAAGAAAATAGTTGAATCTGAAAAAGCAGTTTCCCTTGTGAAAATTTCAAAAAAGGCCATGGCTATGACCCAGGTTGTGGGCCCTAACGCGTCAATGATCGTCAAGGAGTCATTGGGTCCCTGTAGAATTATTGAGGTCAGAATCCATGAATCAGATGACAGGAAAATGGTTGTACAACCCTATTGA
- a CDS encoding response regulator — protein sequence METAFDHTVLIVDDNEESAKAIALIVKRVGAKFFYARDGQTGLDRMHKVATPFSLILLDPCVTGMEGLDFLAKAKEISPETIRFVINDSTGVQAIIDAVNRGAVHRYIPKPWKPVELMESISKGLKEYELVLENERLFALAKEQNLKLFKFSNHLEIKSKAHKEELADIDRQIQQLKYERDRLQNQSTRQVENITVEIQELFQQYNLNTGEAVNSFFALTLRELYDQFHEIAARNDLKMPDEY from the coding sequence ATGGAGACAGCATTTGATCATACCGTATTGATCGTTGATGATAACGAGGAGTCGGCCAAGGCCATTGCCCTTATCGTCAAGCGGGTTGGCGCAAAATTTTTCTATGCCAGGGACGGGCAGACCGGGCTTGACAGGATGCACAAGGTGGCAACACCCTTTTCTCTGATTCTTTTGGATCCATGCGTGACAGGCATGGAGGGACTTGATTTTCTTGCAAAGGCAAAGGAGATCTCTCCTGAAACCATTCGGTTCGTTATCAACGATTCCACCGGGGTTCAGGCCATCATTGATGCCGTTAACAGGGGCGCTGTACACCGATACATTCCCAAGCCCTGGAAGCCCGTGGAATTGATGGAAAGCATTTCCAAGGGGTTGAAAGAGTATGAACTGGTGCTGGAAAATGAGCGCCTGTTCGCACTTGCCAAAGAGCAGAATTTGAAGCTTTTTAAATTCAGCAACCACCTGGAAATAAAGTCAAAAGCCCATAAGGAAGAGCTGGCAGACATTGACAGGCAAATCCAACAGCTAAAGTACGAACGCGACCGGTTGCAGAATCAGTCGACCAGGCAAGTGGAAAACATCACGGTGGAAATTCAGGAATTGTTCCAGCAGTATAATCTCAATACCGGCGAGGCGGTCAATTCGTTTTTTGCCTTGACCCTCCGGGAGTTATATGATCAGTTCCACGAGATTGCCGCCCGAAATGATCTTAAGATGCCGGATGAGTATTGA
- a CDS encoding mechanosensitive ion channel family protein — MAAGWFWRRFLYQIPMVLISLMMIGLSWGNDAQGAEKKANPGSPVERTDALDYKGIYDNLTQDLTREKETQALDEAQWKIFRDNLDQWDLQIKGYRVQLSALATSLISETHDLKKMESDWNLLKPMTSGLEEPIRQIQKRIQTLGESLARVEEKISLNKAYSGEVRTAVDTSNSEAARLRKNFQELDQIHQKKKQTITELLDAYKKSLADLQAIKTDSETLSEKYSQELVDRKKEVLFEKGESPLGNLSVVGMARAIIDLYPQTLEMLKGYADGEKGYGVIVMNLVVFAFLLTLWLFMLVRLRSLLDDLAARGWFGTGQPLENLCAMVRRSIIPVGLVVYFHVYGLMVDAVLYASLLTLFVQLFMAFLIIDWLIFSMGLVGRARELIHPRRLAFWNLFLRGLFPIIGVNLVFHLLYVYNHMIPVFLRLVLGLYLLAGFFVMTFRLKFSTEYDPGTAPGLQMPKLVVALGNLILLAGLLMELFGYGALSIYWYLAWVYSVAIFIWSWHLFSLLMDLRSKQKQEVTRDPYFSQVLSYGHPVKWFFLQVGWVAWFAITLVLVVLAWSSDWAVMARIFSFLNHPFVVGSLTFSIMNLFYAAFTVGATHVATRLWKYLLLTKILVDSGFEKSVQNSISMITVYTMWMFGILLALHVFGLGTTSLTVAFGALGIGLGFGLQNIFNNFISGIILLFERPIQVGDDIEINGIWANVRKINVRSTIVQTYDNASLIIPNSDFISAQVINWTLRDKRIRIKINVGVAYGSDVNLVRESLLEIARSNSMVLVVPKPDVVFADFGASSLDFVLRVWTNVDQMIVVGTEIRFAIDRVFRERKISIAFPQLDVHLDRQE, encoded by the coding sequence ATGGCTGCAGGCTGGTTCTGGAGACGTTTTTTGTATCAAATTCCCATGGTGCTGATTTCTTTGATGATGATCGGCCTGTCCTGGGGAAATGATGCCCAGGGTGCTGAAAAAAAGGCCAATCCCGGCTCGCCCGTTGAACGGACAGACGCCCTTGATTACAAGGGGATTTATGATAATCTCACCCAGGATTTGACCCGGGAAAAAGAGACCCAGGCCCTTGATGAAGCCCAATGGAAAATCTTTCGTGACAACCTTGACCAGTGGGACCTTCAAATTAAGGGATATCGGGTTCAGTTGTCTGCCCTTGCAACATCCTTAATATCTGAGACCCATGATTTAAAAAAAATGGAGTCGGACTGGAATCTGCTAAAACCCATGACCAGCGGGTTGGAAGAGCCGATCCGACAGATCCAGAAGCGAATACAGACCCTTGGGGAAAGTCTGGCCCGGGTGGAAGAAAAAATCTCCCTGAATAAAGCCTACTCAGGCGAGGTGCGGACGGCGGTGGATACCTCCAATTCCGAAGCTGCCCGGCTGCGGAAAAATTTCCAGGAATTGGATCAGATCCATCAAAAGAAAAAACAGACCATTACCGAACTCCTTGACGCCTATAAAAAGAGTCTTGCCGATTTGCAGGCGATTAAAACAGACTCTGAGACGTTGTCTGAAAAATATTCCCAGGAACTTGTTGATCGAAAAAAGGAAGTGCTGTTTGAAAAGGGGGAAAGTCCCCTTGGGAACCTCTCTGTTGTGGGCATGGCCAGGGCGATTATTGACCTTTACCCCCAGACCCTGGAGATGCTCAAGGGGTATGCCGACGGTGAAAAGGGATATGGCGTTATTGTCATGAACCTGGTGGTGTTTGCCTTTCTTCTGACCCTCTGGCTGTTTATGCTGGTTCGCCTGCGCTCGTTGCTGGATGATCTGGCCGCCAGGGGATGGTTTGGCACTGGACAGCCCCTGGAAAATCTGTGTGCCATGGTTCGGCGGTCGATCATTCCCGTGGGTCTTGTCGTCTATTTCCATGTATATGGATTGATGGTGGATGCGGTCCTGTACGCGTCGCTGCTGACCTTGTTTGTCCAGCTTTTCATGGCCTTTTTGATCATCGACTGGCTGATTTTCTCCATGGGGCTTGTGGGGCGGGCCAGGGAGTTGATCCATCCCAGGCGGCTGGCCTTCTGGAACCTTTTCCTGAGGGGGCTTTTTCCCATCATCGGTGTCAACCTGGTGTTCCATCTCCTCTATGTCTACAACCACATGATTCCGGTTTTTTTAAGGCTTGTTCTCGGGCTTTACCTGCTGGCCGGTTTTTTTGTGATGACCTTCAGGCTTAAATTCTCCACTGAATATGACCCTGGCACGGCTCCGGGGCTCCAGATGCCCAAACTGGTTGTGGCCCTGGGGAACCTGATCCTCCTGGCTGGCCTTCTCATGGAGCTGTTCGGCTATGGTGCCCTCTCCATTTACTGGTATCTGGCCTGGGTCTATTCCGTGGCGATCTTCATCTGGAGCTGGCATCTTTTTTCTCTGCTCATGGATTTAAGGTCAAAGCAGAAACAGGAGGTCACCCGGGATCCCTATTTCAGCCAGGTCCTGAGTTATGGTCATCCGGTAAAATGGTTTTTTCTTCAGGTGGGGTGGGTTGCCTGGTTTGCAATAACCCTGGTCCTTGTGGTGCTGGCATGGAGCAGTGACTGGGCCGTGATGGCCCGCATCTTTTCGTTTCTGAACCATCCCTTTGTTGTGGGCAGCCTGACCTTCAGCATCATGAATCTTTTTTATGCGGCCTTTACCGTGGGAGCCACCCATGTGGCGACCCGGCTGTGGAAATATCTTCTTTTGACGAAAATCCTTGTGGACAGTGGATTTGAAAAGAGCGTTCAAAATTCGATCTCAATGATCACCGTCTATACCATGTGGATGTTTGGCATTCTTCTGGCACTGCATGTTTTCGGGCTTGGGACTACCTCCCTGACCGTTGCCTTTGGCGCACTGGGTATTGGTCTCGGGTTTGGCCTTCAGAACATCTTCAACAATTTCATCAGCGGCATCATTCTTCTGTTTGAGAGGCCCATCCAGGTGGGTGATGACATTGAAATCAATGGTATCTGGGCCAATGTCAGAAAGATCAATGTCCGATCAACCATTGTCCAGACCTATGACAACGCGTCCCTGATTATTCCCAACTCCGATTTTATCAGTGCCCAGGTTATAAACTGGACTCTAAGGGACAAACGCATCCGCATAAAGATCAATGTCGGGGTGGCCTACGGGTCAGACGTCAACCTGGTGCGTGAGTCACTGCTTGAGATTGCCAGATCCAATTCCATGGTTCTGGTCGTACCCAAGCCGGACGTTGTGTTTGCCGATTTCGGGGCCAGCAGCCTGGACTTTGTGCTCAGGGTCTGGACCAATGTGGATCAAATGATCGTGGTGGGAACGGAAATCCGTTTTGCCATTGACCGGGTATTCAGGGAACGAAAGATAAGTATTGCCTTTCCCCAGCTGGATGTTCACCTGGATCGCCAGGAATGA
- a CDS encoding glycogen synthase, which translates to MKILMIMSEMDGIVKTGGLADFGAALSGELTERGYDVRVAIPRYKDVVLSSPDPVPLYFNLNHYQPYGCLVHPVKLGPIAVRLIEHHDFFSRDGIYGYDNYSYPDNVLRYAFFCKAALEDCLHSQWIPDIVHCNDWQTALAPYYLKEHYPDPGPFGQTRSLLTIHNGEFQGKTDRKWLDAIGIRPDRFTSELMEEYGSLNPLKCGIMYADAINAVSPGYCRELLLPETSHNLWHYLNKRKDHFQGILNGCDYSQWDPETDPFIPHHFSPRDMTGKGLCKTVLQKRMGLAEKKELPLLGLVSRLAAQKGFDYLIPAIERLLYEDTPVQLALLGSGEPEYGSWLHHLQQRYPRKMGFVNGYDNGLSHLIEAGSDFFMMPSLFEPCGLNQLYSLAYGTLPIIRETGGLKDTVVPLGRDDATGICFSSPDTYSCFHGLKQAVSLYNDNRPLYLVVQQRAMGQLFTWQESAEKYGKLYQKLLEEHPSMTGS; encoded by the coding sequence ATGAAAATTCTTATGATCATGTCGGAGATGGACGGGATTGTCAAGACCGGCGGTCTTGCCGATTTCGGAGCGGCCCTGTCTGGAGAACTGACAGAAAGAGGGTACGATGTGAGGGTTGCAATCCCCAGGTACAAGGATGTGGTCTTGTCCTCACCAGACCCTGTTCCCCTGTATTTTAACCTGAATCACTACCAGCCCTATGGCTGCCTGGTTCATCCGGTTAAGCTTGGTCCGATTGCCGTCAGACTGATTGAGCACCACGATTTTTTCAGCCGGGACGGCATCTATGGATACGATAACTATTCCTATCCTGACAATGTGCTTCGTTATGCTTTTTTTTGTAAGGCCGCACTTGAAGATTGCCTCCATTCCCAGTGGATACCCGATATTGTCCACTGCAACGACTGGCAGACGGCCCTTGCACCCTATTACCTCAAGGAACACTATCCTGACCCTGGCCCCTTTGGACAGACGCGTTCCCTGCTGACGATTCACAATGGCGAATTCCAGGGAAAGACCGACAGAAAATGGCTCGATGCCATCGGTATTCGGCCGGACCGGTTCACCAGTGAGCTCATGGAGGAGTATGGCAGTCTGAATCCGCTTAAATGCGGCATCATGTACGCAGATGCCATAAATGCCGTGAGTCCCGGGTATTGCAGGGAGCTTCTCCTGCCAGAGACCTCCCACAATCTGTGGCATTATCTGAACAAGCGCAAGGATCACTTCCAGGGCATTCTCAACGGCTGTGATTATTCCCAGTGGGATCCAGAAACAGACCCGTTTATTCCCCATCATTTTTCGCCCCGGGACATGACGGGCAAAGGATTGTGCAAAACAGTGCTCCAGAAGAGAATGGGGCTTGCAGAGAAAAAGGAACTCCCCCTGCTGGGTCTTGTCAGTCGGCTTGCGGCCCAAAAGGGGTTTGACTATCTGATCCCGGCCATTGAAAGGCTCCTGTACGAAGACACCCCTGTGCAATTGGCCCTGCTTGGCTCTGGTGAGCCTGAATATGGCTCCTGGCTTCACCATCTACAGCAGCGATATCCCCGGAAAATGGGGTTTGTCAATGGGTATGACAATGGCTTGTCCCATCTGATTGAGGCAGGATCTGACTTTTTCATGATGCCGTCTCTGTTTGAGCCCTGTGGACTAAACCAGCTTTACAGCCTGGCATACGGCACTCTTCCCATCATCCGGGAAACCGGTGGATTGAAAGATACGGTTGTGCCCCTTGGCAGGGATGACGCTACGGGCATCTGTTTTAGCTCGCCTGACACCTACAGCTGTTTTCATGGGCTCAAACAGGCTGTATCCCTTTATAATGACAATAGACCCCTGTACCTTGTAGTCCAGCAACGGGCAATGGGGCAGCTATTTACCTGGCAGGAGAGTGCAGAAAAGTATGGGAAATTATACCAGAAACTATTGGAAGAACACCCATCGATGACCGGATCTTGA
- the glgC gene encoding glucose-1-phosphate adenylyltransferase, with amino-acid sequence MGGILSMILAGGEGTRLFPFTSLRAKPAVPFGGNYRIIDFVLNNFINSDLLQIFVLTQFKSHSLMKHLSQAWRISGLTDHFIDPIPAQMRMGKHWYKGTADAIYQNLNLIDTYDPEVVCVFGGDHIYKMEIRQMIDFHRNKRAALTVAAIPVSVEKAGQFGVIEVDENGKMIGFEEKPKQNPKTIPNRPTHVLASMGNYVFDADTLVNYLQIDAEDDNSKHDFGHSILPMMFPMGNVYVYDFSTNEIRGEPETSRGYWRDVGTLDAYYEASMDLISVTPSFDLYNRYWPLRSYAPAVPPAKFIHNQENRVGHAINSAVSSGCLISGALINQSILGYRVHVHSHSSIEQSVIMGDTDIGPGCHIKRAILDKEVVVAPGTIIGEDPELDRQRFQVSEGGIVVIPKGARVGFV; translated from the coding sequence ATGGGTGGTATTCTTTCAATGATTCTGGCAGGCGGAGAGGGTACCCGTCTGTTTCCATTTACGAGTCTCAGGGCTAAACCGGCTGTACCCTTTGGCGGCAACTATCGCATTATTGATTTTGTCCTTAATAATTTCATCAACTCAGACCTGCTCCAGATCTTTGTCCTGACCCAGTTTAAATCACACTCTTTGATGAAACACCTGAGTCAGGCATGGCGCATCTCTGGTCTGACAGACCATTTTATTGATCCCATACCGGCCCAGATGCGCATGGGGAAGCACTGGTACAAGGGGACGGCCGATGCCATTTATCAGAATTTAAACCTGATTGACACCTATGATCCTGAAGTTGTCTGCGTGTTTGGTGGTGACCATATCTACAAGATGGAGATCAGGCAGATGATTGATTTTCATAGAAACAAGCGTGCGGCCCTTACCGTGGCGGCCATTCCGGTTTCCGTTGAAAAGGCCGGTCAGTTTGGCGTCATTGAGGTGGATGAAAACGGTAAGATGATCGGGTTTGAAGAAAAGCCAAAGCAGAATCCCAAAACCATTCCCAATCGTCCGACCCATGTCCTGGCGTCCATGGGGAACTATGTTTTTGACGCCGATACCCTGGTCAATTACCTCCAGATCGATGCTGAAGACGACAACTCCAAGCATGATTTCGGCCACAGCATTCTTCCCATGATGTTTCCCATGGGCAATGTCTATGTGTATGATTTTTCCACAAACGAAATCCGGGGTGAGCCGGAAACCTCCAGGGGCTACTGGCGGGATGTGGGTACTCTGGACGCCTATTATGAAGCCAGCATGGACCTGATTTCCGTGACCCCGTCGTTTGATCTCTATAATCGTTACTGGCCCCTGAGGAGCTACGCACCGGCTGTCCCCCCTGCAAAATTTATCCATAATCAGGAAAACAGGGTCGGCCATGCCATCAATTCCGCAGTTTCTTCGGGCTGCCTCATCAGCGGTGCCCTAATCAACCAGAGCATTCTCGGGTACCGGGTTCATGTTCACAGCCACAGCTCCATCGAACAGTCTGTGATCATGGGCGATACGGATATTGGCCCGGGTTGCCACATTAAACGAGCCATCCTTGACAAGGAGGTGGTGGTGGCGCCGGGTACGATTATTGGGGAAGATCCTGAGCTGGACAGACAGCGGTTTCAGGTTTCTGAAGGTGGCATTGTCGTTATTCCTAAAGGCGCAAGGGTGGGATTTGTGTGA
- a CDS encoding GntR family transcriptional regulator translates to MSPKKTDKDITKTDLAYKAYSAIRQMLFYNEILPGQKIKYKDLANRIGVSMTPVIHALKWLEFRNIVRHEANKGYYVNEVSLKEITEIYNTRLLIEVSLVPAILEKMNPAGLKRLKKALDDHGRAVAEDNYYRRIMTDMGYHMCLASLADCKIQLNMLQELFDVLLLRYSRNLYFSSVMETSLNEHCDIFESLEKKDKKGLDKALTFHITTVRDHITEGMAKLIVDEQDSFGDGYLF, encoded by the coding sequence ATGTCTCCTAAAAAAACAGATAAAGACATCACAAAAACAGATTTAGCATATAAAGCCTATAGTGCCATTCGCCAGATGCTGTTTTACAATGAAATCCTGCCCGGCCAGAAAATTAAATACAAAGACCTTGCCAACCGCATTGGTGTGAGCATGACGCCGGTGATCCATGCCCTCAAGTGGCTGGAATTCAGGAACATCGTCCGTCATGAAGCCAACAAGGGGTATTATGTCAATGAGGTCAGCCTCAAGGAAATTACAGAGATTTATAATACCCGGTTGTTGATAGAAGTCTCCCTGGTACCTGCCATTCTGGAGAAAATGAATCCTGCTGGTCTAAAACGGTTGAAAAAGGCCCTGGACGATCATGGGAGGGCCGTTGCTGAGGATAATTACTACCGGCGCATCATGACGGATATGGGGTATCACATGTGCCTGGCCTCATTGGCGGACTGTAAAATCCAGCTGAACATGCTTCAGGAACTGTTTGATGTGCTGCTGTTGCGATACAGCAGGAATCTTTATTTCTCCAGTGTCATGGAAACGTCTTTGAACGAGCATTGTGACATCTTTGAAAGTCTTGAAAAAAAAGATAAAAAAGGGCTCGACAAGGCCCTAACCTTTCATATCACCACGGTAAGGGACCATATTACCGAAGGGATGGCCAAGCTGATAGTGGATGAGCAGGATTCGTTTGGCGATGGCTATTTATTTTAA